In the Ursus arctos isolate Adak ecotype North America unplaced genomic scaffold, UrsArc2.0 scaffold_5, whole genome shotgun sequence genome, one interval contains:
- the LOC113261454 gene encoding olfactory receptor 2T29, which produces MENTTWVANHTGRSDFDLVGLFSQSKHPTLLCVVIFVVFLMALSGNTILILLIHCDVHLHNPMYFFITQLSLMDVMSISVTVPKMLMDQVMGVNKISAPECGMQMFLYLTLVGSEFFLLAAMAYDRYVAICHPLRYPVLMNHRVCLLLVSSSWFLGSVDGFMLTPITMTFPFCRSREIHHFFCEVPAVTKLSCSDTSLYETLMYLCCVLMLLIPVTIISSSYSFILFTIHRMNSAEGRKKAFATCSSHMMVVILFYGAAIYTYMLPASYHTPKKDMIVSVFYTILTPVLNPLIYSLRNKDVTRALKKMLNVGSIIQETMK; this is translated from the coding sequence ATGGAGAACACCACGTGGGTGGCCAACCATACTGGACGATCAGATTTTGACCTGGTGGGACTCTTCAGTCAATCCAAGCACCCAACTCTCCTTTGTGTGGTCATCTTTGTGGTTTTCCTGATGGCCTTGTCTGGAAACACCATCCTGATCCTTCTGATACACTGTGATGTTCACCTTCATAaccccatgtacttttttatcACCCAGTTGTCTCTCATGGATGTGATGTCCATTTCTGTCACTGTGCCCAAGATGCTCATGGACCAGGTCATGGGTGTGAATAAGATCTCAGCCCCTGAATGTGGGATGCAGATGTTTCTCTATTTGACACTAGTAGGTTCAGAATTTTTCCTTCTAGCTGCCATGGCCTacgaccgctatgtggccatctgccatCCACTCCGTTATCCTGTCCTCATGAACCATAGAGTGTGTCTCCTCTTGGTGTCTTCCTCTTGGTTTCTGGGATCTGTAGATGGATTTATGCTCACACCCATCACCATGACCTTCCCCTTCTGCAGATCCCGGGAGAtccatcatttcttctgtgaGGTCCCTGCTGTAACAAAGCTTTCCTGCTCAGACACTTCACTCTATGAGACACTCATGTACCTGTGTTGTGTCCTCATGCTCCTCATCCCTGTGACAATCATTTCAAGCTCCTATTCTTTCATCCTCTTCACCATCCACAGGATGAACTCAGCAGAGGGACGGAAGAAGGCTTTTGCCACTTGTTCTTCCCACATGATGGTGGTCATCCTCTTCTACGGGGCTGCCATCTATACCTACATGCTCCCCGCCTCCTATCACACCCCCAAGAAGGACATGATTGTATCTGTCTTTTATACCATACTCACTCCTGTTCTAAACCCTTTAATTTATAGTCTTAGGAATAAGGATGTCACAAGGGCTCTAAAGAAAATGTTGAATGTGGGATCTATCATACAGGAAACTATGAAGTAG
- the LOC113261455 gene encoding olfactory receptor 2T29-like isoform X1, whose product MENTTWVANHTGRSDFDLVGLFSQFKYPALLCVVIFVVFLMALSGNTILILLIHCDVHLHKPMYFFITQLSLMDVMYISVTVPKMLMDQVMGVKHISAPECGMQMFLYLMLGGSEVFLLAAMAYDRYVAICHPLHYPVLMNHRVCLLLASSSWFLGSMDGFVLTPVTMTFPFCRSREIQHFFCEVPAVMKLSCSDTSLYETLMYLCCVLMLLIPVTIISSSYSFILFTIHRMNSAEARKKAFATCSSHMMVVILFYGASIYTYMLPTSYHTPEKDMIVSVFYTILTPVLNPLIYSLRNKDVTRALKKIEGR is encoded by the exons ATGGAGAACACAACGTGGGTGGCCAACCATACTGGACGATCAGATTTTGACCTGGTGGGACTCTTCAGTCAATTCAAGTACCCAGCTCTCCTTTGTGTGGtcatttttgtggttttcctGATGGCCTTGTCTGGAAACACCATCCTGATCCTTCTGATACACTGTGATGTTCACCTTCATAAACCCATGTACTTTTTTATCACCCAGTTATCTCTCATGGATGTGATGTATATTTCTGTCACTGTGCCTAAGATGCTCATGGACCAAGTCATGGGTGTGAAACATATTTCAGCCCCTGAATGTGGGATGCAGATGTTTCTCTATCTGATGCTAGGAGGttcagaagttttccttctagctgcgatggcctatgaccgctatgtggccatctgccatCCACTCCATTATCCTGTCCTCATGAACCATAGAGTATGTCTCCTCTTGGCATCTTCCTCCTGGTTTCTGGGATCTATGGATGGATTTGTGCTCACACCCGTCACCATGACCTTCCCCTTCTGCAGATCCCGGGAGATCCAACATTTCTTCTGTGAGGTCCCTGCTGTAATGAAGCTTTCCTGCTCAGACACTTCGCTCTATGAGACACTCATGTACCTGTGTTGTGTCCTCATGCTCCTCATCCCTGTGACAATCATTTCAAGCTCCTATTCTTTCATCCTCTTCACCATCCACAGGATGAACTCAGCAGAGGCACGGAAGAAGGCTTTTGCCACTTGTTCTTCCCACATGATGGTGGTCATCCTCTTCTATGGTGCTTCCATCTATACTTACATGCTCCCCACCTCCTATCACACCCCTGAGAAGGACATGATTGTATCTGTCTTTTATACCATACTCACTCCTGTTCTAAACCCTTTAATTTATAGTCTTAGGAATAAGGATGTTACAAGGGctctaaaaaaaat AGAAGGACGCTAA
- the LOC113261455 gene encoding olfactory receptor 2T29-like isoform X2, protein MENTTWVANHTGRSDFDLVGLFSQFKYPALLCVVIFVVFLMALSGNTILILLIHCDVHLHKPMYFFITQLSLMDVMYISVTVPKMLMDQVMGVKHISAPECGMQMFLYLMLGGSEVFLLAAMAYDRYVAICHPLHYPVLMNHRVCLLLASSSWFLGSMDGFVLTPVTMTFPFCRSREIQHFFCEVPAVMKLSCSDTSLYETLMYLCCVLMLLIPVTIISSSYSFILFTIHRMNSAEARKKAFATCSSHMMVVILFYGASIYTYMLPTSYHTPEKDMIVSVFYTILTPVLNPLIYSLRNKDVTRALKKMLNVGSVFEETIK, encoded by the coding sequence ATGGAGAACACAACGTGGGTGGCCAACCATACTGGACGATCAGATTTTGACCTGGTGGGACTCTTCAGTCAATTCAAGTACCCAGCTCTCCTTTGTGTGGtcatttttgtggttttcctGATGGCCTTGTCTGGAAACACCATCCTGATCCTTCTGATACACTGTGATGTTCACCTTCATAAACCCATGTACTTTTTTATCACCCAGTTATCTCTCATGGATGTGATGTATATTTCTGTCACTGTGCCTAAGATGCTCATGGACCAAGTCATGGGTGTGAAACATATTTCAGCCCCTGAATGTGGGATGCAGATGTTTCTCTATCTGATGCTAGGAGGttcagaagttttccttctagctgcgatggcctatgaccgctatgtggccatctgccatCCACTCCATTATCCTGTCCTCATGAACCATAGAGTATGTCTCCTCTTGGCATCTTCCTCCTGGTTTCTGGGATCTATGGATGGATTTGTGCTCACACCCGTCACCATGACCTTCCCCTTCTGCAGATCCCGGGAGATCCAACATTTCTTCTGTGAGGTCCCTGCTGTAATGAAGCTTTCCTGCTCAGACACTTCGCTCTATGAGACACTCATGTACCTGTGTTGTGTCCTCATGCTCCTCATCCCTGTGACAATCATTTCAAGCTCCTATTCTTTCATCCTCTTCACCATCCACAGGATGAACTCAGCAGAGGCACGGAAGAAGGCTTTTGCCACTTGTTCTTCCCACATGATGGTGGTCATCCTCTTCTATGGTGCTTCCATCTATACTTACATGCTCCCCACCTCCTATCACACCCCTGAGAAGGACATGATTGTATCTGTCTTTTATACCATACTCACTCCTGTTCTAAACCCTTTAATTTATAGTCTTAGGAATAAGGATGTTACAAGGGctctaaaaaaaatgttgaatgtgGGATCAGTCTTTGAGGAAACTATAAAGTAG